One Leishmania major strain Friedlin complete genome, chromosome 29 DNA segment encodes these proteins:
- a CDS encoding conserved hypothetical protein (previous protein_id=AAZ09543.1), which yields MRLSLVEHTCSRCGKKLREAAIKKSVHCIKCNRWYHRACFMADTGVVIEKKAPTTDRCVCCLAGTIDMKSKKYSHHMNKYARSFIKDGFCVVPLAETKTELEQITQDLSAWNADLLRYFKALLKTYECQAEMRGAVPSLESGYSNFRQRCPGRFEIIADFITSKVVPLVANAQTVQQTLDALLCNAHLQTGKKVMSSGCFLSLMGSETQNVHTDGPALSNVVNLFPYAINVFVPLISVDSRNGTEFFPGSHVVGDRRQRKSVSPPVALGSVLLFDYRVVHRGLRNAKSEPRPCYYVTFSRSWYQDTYNFSERRYKKRLDVDPTLLESREERMAKKSRSDDGGSSASQFR from the coding sequence ATGAGGTTGTCCCTTGTAGAGCACACATGCTCTCGATGTGGAAAGAAGCTGCGGGAAGCTGCAATTAAAAAATCCGTGCACTGCATAAAGTGTAACAGATGGTATCACAGAGCGTGTTTTATGGCCGATACGGGCGTTGTCATCGAGAAAAAAGCGCCAACGACCGATAGATGTGTTTGCTGTCTTGCAGGGACGATAGACATGAAATCAAAGAAGTATAGTCATCACATGAACAAGTATGCGAGAAGCTTTATTAAAGACGGGTTTTGTGTAGTTCCACTTGCTGAGACAAAGACAGAGTTGGAGCAGATCACCCAGGACCTCTCCGCATGGAATGCTGATCTTCTCCGCTACTTCAAGGCGTTGCTCAAGACATACGAGTGCCAGGCAGAGATGAGGGGTGCTGTTCCGTCACTTGAGAGTGGGTACTCGAACTTTCGTCAGCGATGTCCGGGGAGGTTTGAAATTATTGCAGACTTCATCACCTCTAAAGTAGTTCCCCTGGTCGCCAACGCACAAACGGTTCAGCAAACACTCGATGCACTCCTTTGCAACGCACATCTACAGACTGGGAAGAAGGTGATGTCATCCGGCTGTTTTCTATCGCTGATGGGCAGTGAAACGCAAAACGTGCACACTGATGGGCCCGCGCTTAGCAACGTTGTGAACCTCTTCCCCTATGCCATTAACGTATTCGTACCCTTGATCAGTGTCGACAGCCGCAACGGCACTGAGTTTTTTCCTGGGTCTCACGTTGTTGGAGATCGAAGACAACGTAAGTCAGTCTCTCCACCTGTCGCTCTCGGCAGCGTATTGCTATTCGACTATCGAGTTGTTCATCGTGGGCTACGCAATGCAAAATCGGAACCTCGCCCTTGCTACTATGTTACGTTTTCAAGAAGCTGGTACCAAGATACGTACAACTTCAGTGAGAGGCGCTACAAGAAACGGCTGGACGTGGATCCCACTCTATTGGAGAGCAGAGAGGAGCGCATGGCGAAAAAGAGCCGTTCTGACGACGGGGGAAGCAGCGCTTCGCAATTTCGTTGA
- a CDS encoding putative guanine deaminase (previous protein_id=AAZ09539.1) produces the protein MPVQAFWGTVFETPDRHTLNIIRNALVVVHNGTIEQVIDPATDAATYASVLEAASAAGHLTRLQKGQYLIPGLIDLHVHAPQWPQLGMALDKRLDTWLQQYSFPLEARYKDLVFAEKSYSSLVSALLANGTTTVAYFASIHLEASLLLARICLEKGQRAVVGRVAMDLADQCPEYYRDASPEESVAQSEDFVQQVRGLKGNTEGLVLPSLIPRFIPSCSDAALRGLGELAKNYGCHVQTHCSESDWEHNHVIERYGKHDALALDDFGLLTRRTVLAHCNYLSTEDMQLVKARGAAVGHCPLSNFYFSGAVFPLKKALDMGVHVGMGTDISGGPSASLFDACRYALAAGRALESGTDPCLSATERSQHSGARVSSVEAFFVATANGGISLDLKVGRIAPGYMFDALVIDTTLPNSSLIIFEGIDTLEDVFQKIVYNAAPHNILQTYVNGRLVSQH, from the coding sequence ATGCCTGTTCAGGCGTTTTGGGGAACCGTCTTTGAGACGCCGGACAGGCATACACTGAACATTATCCGGAACGCTTTAGTTGTGGTGCACAACGGCACCATTGAACAGGTGATCGATCCGGCAACCGATGCTGCAACCTATGCAAGCGTGCTCGAGGCGGCTTCGGCCGCCGGCCACCTCACTCGCCTCCAGAAGGGCCAGTACCTGATCCCTGGACTCATTGATCTGCACGTCCACGCGCCGCAGTGGCCGCAGCTTGGCATGGCACTTGATAAGAGGTTGGATACGTGGCTGCAGCAGTACTCGTTCCCGTTGGAGGCGCGTTACAAAGATCTGGTGTTTGCGGAGAAGTCGTACAGCTCACTCGTgtccgcgctgctggcgaatggaacgacgacggtggcgtACTTTGCGTCGATTCACCTAGAGGCCAGCCTGCTCCTTGCACGTATCTGCTTGGAGAAGGGACAGCGGGCAGTGGTGGGTCGCGTTGCAATGGACCTTGCTGATCAGTGCCCCGAGTACTACCGAGACGCCTCGCCGGAGGAGTCAGTGGCGCAGTCTGAGGACTttgtgcagcaggtgcgcgGGCTGAAGGGCAACACTGAAGGCCTCGTGCTCCCATCCCTGATCCCTCGTTTCATTCCGAGTtgcagcgatgcggcgctACGTGGACTGGGTGAGCTTGCGAAGAACTATGGCTGCCATGTGCAGACACACTGCTCTGAGAGTGATTGGGAGCACAACCATGTGATTGAGCGGTACGGCAAGCATGACGCCCTTGCGCTCGACGACTTTGGACTTTTGACTCGACGGACTGTCCTGGCGCACTGCAACTACCTTTCCACGGAGGACATGCAGCTGGTAAAGGCGCGCGGGGCAGCTGTGGGTCATTGCCCGCTGTCTAACTTCTACTTTTCCGGTGCCGTCTTCCCATTGAAAAAGGCTTTGGACATGGGCGTGCATGTGGGCATGGGGACAGACATCTCTGGAGGTCCGAGCGCCTCGCTGTTTGACGCGTGCCGCTACGCACTCGCGGCGGGCCGCGCGCTGGAGAGCGGCACTGATCCGTGTCTGAGTGCCACAGAGCGCAGccagcacagcggcgcccGCGTGAGCAGTGTGGAAGCGTTCTTCGTGGCCACCGCGAATGGTGGCATCTCCCTCGACCTCAAGGTGGGTCGCATCGCTCCCGGCTATATGTTCGACGCATTGGTGATCGACACCACGCTTCCGAACAGCAGCCTGATCATCTTCGAGGGCATCGACACCCTGGAGGACGTCTTCCAGAAGATCGTCTACAACGCGGCGCCACACAACATACTGCAAACGTACGTGAATGGACGTCTGGTCTCGCAGCACTAA
- a CDS encoding conserved hypothetical protein (previous protein_id=AAZ09541.1), translating into MFCAVKHLRAPLATLKPVLADSVATQNVIRRMVGVTTPRKVNASALNSIAEKTKGEGLAGTTAVVARAHLYLLSRNPTDAIAEIDAVLPKVQDEALKRFAIGIRLRSHNELLDMKEAALGVSGGATEAEVSDLRSKLQRDYKELVASSPGCWLVELAAAEYSLYTGAREEAYNHFTSIEKKIQEYIKAPIHVSELVATTDNTNEFSLVGFQVRRARPGVKLEGVSAAVAEGMVNVMADPAAAKALQQAKKAFGGQVTDEEALELAVTLQEANVGHHFHDFFPTTPDYYDKWTSEAAQSAQQLIQEALTPHNAGLKAEAIDRIRASVPNKAFYDSEEKLHALLKSAPKDKSIITSIRETFGPGPSTPISSSDQAVADAVESVHLAVVSSDTAGAADYAKRGKEIAKALAKQLLYRTQVQKSVALAEMNRLQEAVEAVTPVINANEYIYMWRALLARSRAYKGLGLITNADKDLKELNRLKQSLTERTPYEKK; encoded by the coding sequence ATGTTCTGCGCCGTAAAGCACCTGCGAGCGCCACTCGCGACTTTGAAACCGGTGCTTGCCGACTCGGTCGCAACCCAGAATGTGATCCGTCGGATGGTTGGTGTAACAACACCTCGTAAGGTGAACGCGAGCGCGCTCAACAGCATTGCGGAGAAGACGAAGGGCGAGGGCCTAGCAGGGACAACTGCAGTagtggcgcgcgcgcacctctACCTGCTGTCACGGAATCCCACGGACGCCATTGCAGAAATCGACGCTGTCCTGCCGAAGGTGCAAGATGAGGCGCTGAAGCGCTTTGCGATTGGCATCCGCCTACGCTCGCACAACGAACTGCTGGACATGAAGGAGGCGGCACTAGGGGTTTCAGGCGGCGCTACAGAGGCGGAGGTGTCGGACCTACGCTCCAAGTTGCAGAGGGATTACAAGGAGCTGGTTGCAAGCTCTCCCGGGTGCTGGCTAGTGGAGCTGGCTGCCGCGGAGTACAGCCTTTACACcggcgcgagagaggaggctTACAACCACTTTACCTCAATCGAAAAGAAAATCCAGGAGTACATCAAAGCCCCTATTCACGTGTCGGAGCTGGTAGCTACCACTGACAACACGAACGAGTTCTCCCTGGTTGGTTTTCAGGTGCGACGTGCTCGCCCTGGGGTGAAGCTGGAGGGTGtcagcgctgcggtggctgaGGGGATGGTGAACGTGATGGCAGATCCTGCTGCCGCGAAGGCTCTTCAACAGGCAAAAAAGGCCTTTGGCGGGCAGGTGAcggatgaggaggcgctAGAGCTGGCGGTCACACTGCAGGAAGCAAACGTGGGCCACCACTTCCACGATTTTTTTCCCACAACCCCAGACTACTACGATAAATGGACGTCCGAGGCTGCACAatctgcgcagcagctgatccAGGAAGCATTGACACCTCACAATGCGGGTCTCAAGGCGGAGGCCATAGACCGGATTCGTGCTTCCGTGCCCAACAAGGCTTTTTACGACTcggaggagaagctgcatgcgctgctgaagTCGGCACCGAAGGATAAGAGTATCATTACTTCCATCCGCGAGACGTTTGGGCCCGGCCCAAGTACGCCGATCAGCTCGTCGGATCAGGCGGTTGCCGACGCCGTGGAATCCGTGCACCTGGCGGTTGTCTCGTCGGACACGGCTGGAGCGGCGGACTATGCAAAGCGCGGGAAGGAAATTGCTAAGGCTCTAGCGAAGCAGTTGCTCTACCGCACACAGGTTCAGAAGAGTGTTGCACTGGCAGAGATGAACCGCCTGCAGGAGGCCGTGGAGGCTGTCACTCCAGTGATCAATGCGAACGAGTACATTTACATGTGGCGCGCACTCTTAGCTCGCAGCCGTGCCTACAAGGGACTCGGGCTCATCACCAACGCCGACAAGGAcctgaaggagctgaaccGCCTCAAGCAGAGCCTCACGGAGCGCACTCCATATGAGAAGAAGTAG
- a CDS encoding conserved hypothetical protein (previous protein_id=AAZ09540.1), with product MLNDLLFLSGFKKRWPILSEEEIRMHNTRRSLWIVSGNSVYDVTGVLGSHPGGEAAILRRGGGSKNCEADYTFHSRYARREWDNCKVGEITPEVALRLFPPRTGTHEENTRSVAACTAGSPPVGISRAHMNSGEESHTRTVDTYASTTATPDQQYRRTDFSPCPQRVR from the coding sequence ATGCTTAACGATTTGCTATTTCTTAGTGGGTTCAAGAAGCGCTGGCCTATTctcagcgaggaggagatccGCATGCACAACACGCGGCGATCTTTGTGGATTGTCTCTGGGAACTCAGTGTACGATGTTACAGGGGTGCTAGGGTCGCATCCAGGCGGTGAGGCGGCTATcctgcggcgtggcggcgggtCGAAAAACTGTGAAGCCGACTACACGTTTCACAGCCGCTACGCACGCCGGGAGTGGGACAATTGCAAAGTAGGGGAGATCACGCCTGAGGTTGCTCTGAGACTGTTCCCACCACGTACCGGGACGCACGAGGAGAATACCCGATCTGTCGCAGCATGTACTGCAGGATCGCCACCCGTGGGTATCTCGCGAGCTCACATGAACAGCGGCGAGGAGAGCCATACGCGCACGGTCGACACGTACGCTAGCACCACAGCGACGCCGGATCAGCAGTATCGCCGCACCGATTTCTCACCATGCCCACAGCGGGTACGCTGA
- a CDS encoding putative ADP ribosylation factor 3 (previous protein_id=AAZ09542.1), whose product MGLLTLLRKLKKSETEPRMLILGLDNAGKTSILRKLSDEDPTTTQATQGFNIKSINCEGFKLNMWDIGGQKAIRTYWPNYYDEVDCLIYVVDAADRRRLEETATELDTLLQEEKLREAPVLIFSNKCDLATALSPESVSTALNLHSLRDRTWSIQKCSAKTGEGLHEGLEWAVKSLKPK is encoded by the coding sequence ATGGGCCTTCTCACACTCCTTCGCAAGCTCAAAAAGAGCGAAACAGAGCCGCGCATGTTGATTCTGGGTCTCGATAATGCTGGCAAGACCTCAATTCTCCGCAAGCTTTCCGACGAAGACCCTACCACTACCCAGGCGACTCAGGGATTCAATATAAAATCCATAAACTGTGAGGGCTTTAAGCTGAACATGTGGGATATTGGTGGTCAAAAGGCGATCCGCACGTACTGGCCAAACTACTACGATGAAGTAGACTGCCTGATTTACGTCGTCGATGCTGCCGATCGGCGTCGCCTCGAGGAGACGGCGACAGAGCTCGACACGCTTctgcaggaagagaagcTCCGGGAGGCTCCTGTGCTTATTTTCTCCAACAAGTGTGACCTCGCTACGGCACTGTCCCCGGAAAGTGTAAGCACAGCACTCAATCTGCACAGCTTGCGCGATCGCACGTGGTCTATCCAGAAGTGCAGCGCGAAAACAGGCGAGGGCCTGCATGAAGGACTCGAGTGGGCGGTGAAGAGTCTTAAGCCCAAGTGA